In bacterium, the sequence GCTCCACAAGAACCGCCAGTTATCCCACGTGAACCCGTGCGGAACGAGGCCCGTCGTACGGACGCTGAACGACGCCATTACCAGCCATCCGTAGGTCAGGACGATCGGGGCCGACAGCACCAGCAGGACGGCCCCGATCGTCCAGCGCCACCGGACGGCCGCCACCGGCATCTCAGTTGACCTCGATCCGTGGCGGCGACACGAGCTCGCTAAACCGGAAGAGCCGGAGGTAGCAGACCGAGGCGCCGACGCCGAGGACCACGAGAATCGCGGCGAGGGCGGCGCCGAGCCCGAACTGCGTGTTCCCGAAGTAGTTGGACAGCGCCAGATGGAACGCGTAGAGCGACCACACCTCGGTCGCGTAGAATCCGGGGCCGCCGTTGGTAGTCAGCAGAATGTACTCGAACGACGTCAGCAACGACAGCGTTTGGTACGCCGTCACGAACAGGATCGGCCATCGCAACCGCGGGACGGTGATGCGCCAGACCTGCTGCCAGGCCGACGCGCCATCGACCTGGGCGGCAAGGTACTGATCGCGCGGGATCGCGGTGATCGCCGAGGAGAAGATGATCATCCCGAACGACGCGCCGACAAACCCGTTCAGGCTGATCACGAACGCCCACGGGTGCACGTTCATCCAGTTCCGGCCGGGCACGCCTGCCAAGCCTAGCAACTGGCTGACGATGCCGTACGGCGACTGCGCGGCGGCCCACC encodes:
- a CDS encoding sugar ABC transporter permease, whose protein sequence is MRVTPEFPSGRQIAARGAGWHRWVPGGYPALFLGPAGMVVAALFLAPAVLTIVISVTNLSVATGLSHYQWVGLGNYSQIAHSPWLGLILRNTVIYVVCTLILFNVGLALVLALLTAHLSERAAGVFRVLWMLPRITPSVVYALMWRWAAAQSPYGIVSQLLGLAGVPGRNWMNVHPWAFVISLNGFVGASFGMIIFSSAITAIPRDQYLAAQVDGASAWQQVWRITVPRLRWPILFVTAYQTLSLLTSFEYILLTTNGGPGFYATEVWSLYAFHLALSNYFGNTQFGLGAALAAILVVLGVGASVCYLRLFRFSELVSPPRIEVN